The following are encoded in a window of Dysidea avara chromosome 4, odDysAvar1.4, whole genome shotgun sequence genomic DNA:
- the LOC136252764 gene encoding uncharacterized protein has protein sequence MSVSVLHNSSQTDLQAILDDSLFKQLVSSSTIRDQAGVAAVVGEIAKDNQYQDIVNDIGGDFIPLVYDNDSNVVRSANSIPSSPPVLITTPHRASSEFAILLTNIIKELKKNESENLEIVKSVCSFLTIKDDPGVLLFNEEQQEAINACDNIRTLFTKNLRGCWRWDDFALLKALVQSLKSSKYCETMLRQFEQKLDSQMKLQQIYDHCMQEQRDIPDGYDKMVAIVDDKIFSRITKEEFDKLKEFITTHLGVKSYVLPPFHKAGHSSLLLEFFVPAAATLLLIEAATKNMDEFIKESFVYLRISLNVIFDVRQNGRRHMQLLTAAKFDYVGVVKTLIFRKYVDVNITNKDQLTPLHIAAHWSNVEIMQLLIKSGANVNAVTKNQWTSLLYAAYYNKAKIVQLLIKSEADVNTVETACLGGVAGINGGGPKLTVPVVEYITGGLIVLDVICVVDGVASLDVTKLTSDVVSLHCATTFTASGVVSPDEVTVLTKSGILIWQGLTCTSWL, from the exons gctggggtggccgctgttgttggtgagatagctaaggacaaccaataccaggatATTGTGAATGATattggaggagattttatccctcttgtat ATGACAATGACTCTAATGTAGTAAGGAGTGCCAACAGTATTCCGTCATCACCACCGGTCTTGATCACCACACCTCATCGAGCTAGCAGTGAATTTGCTATTCTGTTAACAAATATTATCAAAGAACTGAAGAAAAACGAGTCAGAAAACTTAGAGATTGTAAAAAGTGTTTGCTCTTTTCTTACAATCAAAGATGATCCAGGTGTATTACTGTTCAATGAAGAGCAGCAAGAAGCCATAAATGCTTGTGATAACATCAGGACATTGTTTACTAAAAATCTACGTGGTTGCTGGAGATGGGATGACTTTGCATTGCTTAAGGCTCTTGTTCAGTCATTAAAATCTTCTAAATATTGTGAAACAATGCTGAGGCAGTTTGAACAAAAACTAGACAGTCAAATGAAACTGCAACAAATCTATGACCACtgcatgcaggaacaaagagaTATTCCTGATGGTTATGATAAAATGGTTGCTATTGTAGATGATAAAATATTTTCACGTATCACAAAGGAggaatttgacaaattaaaagAATTTATAACCACCCACCTTGGAGTTAAGTCTTATGTACTCCCTCCATTTCACAAGGCAGGCCATTCTTCTCTACTACTGGAGTTTTTTGTCCCAGCAGCAGCTACCTTACTTTTAATAGAAGCAGCTACCAAGAACATGGATGAGTTTATTAAGGAGTCTTTTGTGTATCTGAGAATTTCTTTAAATGTGATCTTTGACGTGAGACAAAAT GGAAGGAGACATATGCAACTACTAACGGCAGCTAAATTTGATTATGTTGGAGTTGTGAAGACATTGATATTCAGAAAATATGTCGATGTTAATATCACTAATAAA GATCAACTGACTCCACTGCATATTGCTGCTCATTGGAGTAATGTTGAAATAATGCAGCTACTTATTAAATCAGGAGCAAATGTTAATGCTGTTACAAAG AATCAGTGGACTTCATTGCTCTATGCTGCTTATTATAATAAGGCTAAAATAGTGCAGTTACTTATCAAATCAGAAGCAGATGTTAATACTGTTGAAACA GCATGTCTTGGGGGAGTTGCTGGGATTAATGGAGGTGGTCCCAAGCTGACC GTACCTGTTGTTGAGTACATAACCGGTGGATTGATAGTGCTTGATGTCATATGTGTAGTTGATGGTGTAGCATCACTAGATGTAACAAAACTCACCTCTGATGTAGTATCACTGCATTGTGCAACAACATTCACTGCCTCTGGTGTAGTGTCACCAGATGAAGTAACAGTACTCACTAAATCTGGTATCCTTATTTGGCAGGGACTGACTTGCACTTCCTGGTTGTAA